From the genome of Virgibacillus siamensis, one region includes:
- a CDS encoding flavodoxin, with translation MAKILVIYASMTGSTELMAEAMVDHIHDLGHDVDKRSFDFEPLDSAEDMLGYDGILIGSYTWDDDLPYEVEDFYDELENVDLSGKLIGVFGSCDSFYPVYGAALDTISTRVSERGASIYGEKLKIELEPDKKDIEACKQFAEGMLKQLAQ, from the coding sequence ATGGCAAAAATTTTAGTAATATATGCGAGCATGACCGGAAGTACCGAACTGATGGCGGAAGCGATGGTGGACCATATTCACGATCTTGGACATGATGTGGATAAAAGGTCATTCGATTTTGAACCGCTGGACAGTGCTGAGGACATGCTTGGTTATGACGGGATATTAATTGGTTCCTATACATGGGATGATGATCTGCCTTATGAGGTGGAGGATTTTTATGATGAATTGGAAAATGTGGACTTGAGCGGTAAACTGATTGGCGTTTTCGGATCATGTGATTCCTTTTATCCGGTTTATGGTGCTGCACTTGATACGATTTCCACCAGAGTATCAGAACGCGGGGCATCCATTTATGGGGAAAAATTAAAAATTGAACTCGAACCTGATAAAAAAGATATTGAAGCATGTAAGCAGTTTGCTGAAGGGATGCTGAAGCAATTGGCACAATGA
- a CDS encoding glycine betaine uptake BCCT transporter has translation MKKITKVFYITLFLVIIAVALGAAFPEQFETISGNIKAFVATSFGWYYMLLLSALVIFSIFIAVSPYGKIKLGKDHEEPDFSTGSWVAMLFSAGMGIGLVFYGAAEPLFHYMSDAPLAEEGTNKAFKQGLSYAYFHWGLHVWAMYGVIALSLAFFQFRKDEPGLISATLKPLFGDKMNGPLGVLIDVLAVFATVFGVATSLGFGAVQINGGLSHLFGVEIGFSTQFIIIAIVTVLFLISAWSGLSKGIKYLSNANMVLALILLIVVLAVGPTLLILNMFTETFGLYFQNIIQMSFRTAPLEGDNRAWLDSWTIFYWAWWISWAPFVGMFIARISRGRTIRQFITGVLILPTLIVSVWFAAFGTTAGKVQNSGVDLTQYATELVLFNMFDHLPLSLIMSIVAILLIASFFITSADSATFVLGMQSTNGSLLPPNHVKVVWGIAQSAVALILLYVGGLTAIQNTIIIAALPFSFVMILMVIALFRALNKEVQ, from the coding sequence ATGAAGAAAATCACAAAAGTATTTTACATTACATTATTTCTCGTCATTATTGCAGTCGCACTTGGAGCTGCCTTTCCGGAACAGTTCGAAACGATTTCCGGAAACATAAAAGCATTTGTCGCGACATCATTCGGATGGTACTACATGCTGCTTCTTTCCGCACTAGTTATCTTTTCAATATTTATCGCAGTCAGTCCATACGGCAAAATCAAGCTTGGAAAAGACCATGAAGAACCTGACTTTTCGACAGGATCATGGGTTGCTATGCTATTCTCTGCAGGCATGGGAATAGGACTGGTTTTCTATGGCGCTGCCGAACCTCTTTTCCACTATATGTCTGATGCGCCATTAGCTGAAGAGGGAACTAATAAAGCATTTAAACAAGGACTTTCCTATGCATATTTCCACTGGGGTCTCCATGTTTGGGCGATGTACGGTGTTATTGCATTGTCACTGGCCTTTTTCCAATTCCGAAAAGACGAACCCGGTCTGATTTCTGCAACGTTGAAACCGCTCTTTGGCGATAAAATGAATGGTCCGCTCGGTGTATTGATCGATGTGCTGGCTGTCTTCGCGACCGTTTTTGGGGTGGCCACATCACTCGGGTTTGGGGCAGTGCAAATAAATGGCGGTCTATCACATTTATTTGGTGTCGAAATTGGCTTTTCGACACAGTTTATCATTATTGCAATTGTAACTGTATTGTTTTTGATTTCCGCCTGGTCCGGATTAAGTAAGGGAATCAAATACTTGTCCAATGCCAACATGGTACTGGCGCTGATTCTGCTAATCGTTGTATTAGCTGTTGGACCAACGTTGCTCATTTTAAATATGTTTACGGAAACATTTGGTCTATATTTCCAAAACATCATTCAAATGAGCTTCCGCACCGCACCATTGGAAGGTGATAATCGTGCATGGCTTGACAGCTGGACAATCTTTTACTGGGCATGGTGGATATCGTGGGCACCATTTGTCGGTATGTTCATTGCAAGAATTTCCCGCGGACGGACGATTCGTCAATTCATTACCGGGGTACTGATTCTGCCTACCCTGATTGTTTCTGTCTGGTTTGCTGCGTTTGGAACAACAGCCGGAAAAGTGCAAAACAGTGGTGTTGATTTGACACAATATGCAACGGAGCTGGTTCTGTTCAATATGTTTGACCACTTGCCATTGTCACTGATTATGTCAATCGTAGCTATTCTGCTGATTGCATCGTTTTTCATTACATCAGCGGACTCGGCAACATTTGTACTTGGTATGCAGTCAACAAACGGATCCTTGCTGCCGCCAAATCATGTAAAGGTTGTCTGGGGCATTGCGCAATCGGCTGTGGCACTAATTCTGCTTTATGTCGGTGGTTTAACAGCCATCCAGAATACAATTATCATTGCTGCATTACCATTTTCATTTGTGATGATCCTGATGGTTATTGCGTTGTTCCGTGCGTTGAATAAAGAAGTGCAATAA
- a CDS encoding nucleoside hydrolase, which produces MNRKIIMDCDPGQDDAMALMLAASKISGLQIEAITTVAGNVNVEKNTRNALRLCDLLGLQDVPVAQGASRPLFREMLIAEHIHGESGLDGTTLPEQPVKQPVDQHGVDLMIDKLIEADEPITLVPTGPLTNVAMAFRKEPAILPKVKEIVLMGGGTYGNRTPAAEFNIYADAEAAKVVFDSGVPVAMFGLDVTHQALATAETIEEIKTIDNPVATAVSEMLTFYMNAYQGLPGFTGAAIHDPCPVAYLIDPFIFEMEKVHVDVETKGEFTYGMTCITKGVSDTNTNFACKLHQKKFWDLFYRALQSYSN; this is translated from the coding sequence ATGAATCGAAAAATTATAATGGATTGTGACCCCGGGCAAGATGATGCGATGGCGCTAATGCTGGCAGCGTCAAAAATCAGCGGTTTGCAGATAGAAGCAATCACAACGGTTGCAGGAAATGTTAATGTGGAGAAAAATACACGGAATGCACTTCGGCTGTGTGATTTGCTTGGGCTTCAAGATGTCCCGGTTGCCCAAGGCGCTTCCAGGCCATTGTTCCGCGAGATGCTGATTGCTGAACATATTCATGGTGAAAGCGGCCTGGACGGTACGACACTTCCGGAGCAGCCGGTTAAACAACCGGTTGACCAGCATGGTGTTGATTTAATGATCGACAAACTCATTGAAGCGGACGAGCCGATTACTCTGGTGCCGACTGGACCGCTGACGAATGTTGCCATGGCTTTTCGAAAAGAACCGGCAATCCTTCCGAAAGTTAAGGAAATCGTACTGATGGGCGGGGGTACGTATGGAAACAGAACCCCTGCAGCAGAATTTAATATCTATGCTGATGCAGAAGCGGCTAAAGTGGTATTTGACAGTGGGGTACCTGTCGCCATGTTCGGGCTTGATGTGACACACCAGGCATTGGCAACAGCGGAAACGATTGAGGAGATCAAAACAATTGACAATCCAGTGGCAACGGCTGTTAGTGAGATGCTGACCTTCTACATGAATGCATATCAAGGGCTGCCGGGTTTTACCGGAGCTGCTATCCATGATCCGTGTCCCGTAGCATATTTGATTGATCCATTTATTTTTGAAATGGAAAAAGTACACGTGGATGTTGAAACGAAGGGCGAATTTACATACGGAATGACATGTATAACTAAAGGTGTAAGCGACACAAATACAAATTTTGCCTGCAAACTGCATCAGAAGAAGTTTTGGGATCTTTTTTACCGTGCATTACAGTCGTACAGCAATTAG
- a CDS encoding GNAT family N-acetyltransferase — protein sequence MKGQLTEIPILETGNFLLRAIAERDAEDLFYFLSQRKTMQYITPHPVESQNDVLDEILQSMERFVQQTEIPWVIVDKRTGVVIGKFSFHKLSMWHKKAEMAAVISQEYQNSGVMTEVLETVLDYGFDTLELNRIAGDIFAANDASRKLLQNYGFREEGTMRQTDFDGEKFQDTIVFSQLKPEYDARKRNRKHG from the coding sequence ATGAAAGGGCAGTTAACGGAAATCCCGATCCTGGAAACCGGCAACTTTTTGCTGCGTGCCATTGCCGAAAGAGATGCCGAGGATTTGTTTTATTTTTTAAGCCAACGAAAAACAATGCAATATATAACACCACACCCGGTAGAATCACAGAATGATGTGCTGGACGAAATTTTGCAGTCAATGGAGCGTTTTGTACAGCAAACGGAAATCCCTTGGGTCATTGTGGACAAACGAACCGGCGTTGTTATCGGGAAGTTCAGTTTTCATAAATTAAGTATGTGGCATAAAAAAGCGGAAATGGCAGCTGTCATCAGTCAGGAATACCAAAACAGCGGTGTAATGACAGAAGTTTTGGAAACGGTATTGGACTATGGGTTTGACACACTTGAACTGAATCGGATTGCAGGGGATATATTTGCAGCTAATGATGCTTCCCGTAAATTACTGCAAAACTATGGATTCAGGGAAGAAGGCACGATGAGGCAGACTGATTTTGACGGGGAGAAATTTCAGGATACGATCGTTTTTTCACAGTTGAAACCGGAATATGATGCCCGTAAAAGAAACAGGAAGCATGGTTAA
- a CDS encoding response regulator transcription factor, translating to MIRIIIAEDQRMLLGALGSLLDLEEDMEVVGTAKNGEEALSLVKSRKPDICIMDIEMPLKTGLEAAEELKDDPCKVIVLTTFARAGYFARARKAGVSGYLLKDSPSDELANSIRTIMDGRRIYAPELVDMAYDNENPLTGREEQVLQLIAEGKNTKEIAEKLFITTGTVRNYVSVILEKLEVDNRIEAISRFKEKGWLK from the coding sequence GTGATACGAATTATCATTGCAGAGGACCAGCGAATGCTGCTTGGTGCACTTGGTTCACTGCTTGATTTGGAAGAGGATATGGAAGTTGTCGGAACAGCCAAAAATGGTGAAGAAGCGTTAAGTCTGGTGAAAAGCCGCAAACCGGATATTTGCATAATGGATATTGAAATGCCATTAAAAACCGGACTTGAAGCAGCGGAAGAACTAAAAGATGATCCGTGTAAAGTTATTGTTTTGACAACATTTGCACGTGCGGGGTATTTTGCACGGGCCAGAAAAGCCGGGGTGAGCGGTTATTTGCTTAAGGACAGTCCAAGTGATGAACTGGCAAATTCAATTCGGACAATTATGGATGGGCGGCGGATATATGCTCCGGAACTTGTTGATATGGCCTATGATAATGAAAATCCATTGACTGGGCGTGAAGAACAGGTTCTTCAATTAATTGCTGAAGGAAAGAATACAAAGGAAATTGCGGAAAAACTGTTTATCACAACCGGGACTGTCCGCAACTATGTTTCGGTGATTTTGGAAAAGCTTGAAGTGGACAACCGAATTGAAGCAATTTCCCGTTTCAAGGAGAAGGGCTGGTTGAAGTGA